A section of the Catalinimonas alkaloidigena genome encodes:
- a CDS encoding helix-turn-helix domain-containing protein yields the protein MPLPAPPTFYQQQMDQLRTTVYPPPEQVARVRRAKQFMERQFSERILLDALCREAFLSKFHFLRLFKRLYGQTPYQYLTSVRIQQAKLRLRQGQPARAVCFAVGFDSVGSFTTLFRKMTGTTPGTFQRRHAQKSNFQERS from the coding sequence ATGCCACTCCCCGCCCCGCCTACCTTCTACCAACAGCAGATGGATCAGCTCCGGACTACGGTTTATCCGCCACCGGAACAGGTGGCCCGCGTCCGCAGGGCAAAGCAGTTCATGGAGCGCCAGTTTTCGGAAAGGATTCTGCTGGACGCGCTCTGCCGAGAGGCATTCCTATCCAAATTTCACTTCCTCCGGCTGTTCAAACGGCTCTACGGCCAAACGCCCTACCAGTACCTGACGTCGGTGCGGATTCAACAGGCGAAATTGCGGTTACGACAGGGACAACCGGCCCGTGCGGTCTGCTTTGCCGTCGGGTTCGACAGTGTGGGCTCGTTTACCACCCTCTTCCGGAAAATGACCGGCACCACGCCCGGCACTTTTCAGCGGCGACACGCGCAGAAAAGCAATTTTCAAGAACGATCTTAA
- a CDS encoding sugar phosphate isomerase/epimerase family protein, whose protein sequence is MSFTRHEFLKLLGLGAAGAASLSIPRLSAQPTASGRAASGLTLGVASYTFREFSLDETIEMTKRLNLKNIALKSMHMPLDASAADIKAAAKKVRDAGLSLYGAGVIYMKTADEVKQTFEYAKAADLEMIIGVPNHELLDLTNQMVKQYNIKVAIHNHGPGDKLYSSVNDVYAKIKDLDKRIGFCIDVGHVQRIGEDPAKMVEKYKDRLYDMHMKDVNRNDGEGTPLEVGRGLIDIPRLLKTLEKINYQGTVAFEYEKDGKDPIVGLAESVGYVRGILQVV, encoded by the coding sequence ATGTCTTTTACCCGTCACGAATTTTTGAAGCTTCTCGGCCTGGGAGCCGCCGGAGCCGCCTCGCTGTCCATTCCCCGCCTGTCGGCCCAGCCTACCGCGTCCGGCCGAGCCGCGTCCGGCCTTACCCTCGGTGTCGCTTCCTATACGTTCCGGGAGTTTAGCCTGGACGAAACCATCGAAATGACGAAGCGGCTGAACCTGAAAAACATCGCCCTCAAAAGCATGCACATGCCGCTGGACGCCTCTGCGGCCGATATCAAAGCGGCGGCAAAAAAGGTACGCGACGCTGGCCTGAGCCTCTACGGTGCCGGGGTGATTTACATGAAAACGGCAGACGAGGTGAAGCAAACGTTCGAATACGCCAAAGCCGCCGACCTGGAGATGATCATCGGCGTGCCCAACCACGAGCTGCTGGACCTGACCAACCAGATGGTGAAACAGTACAACATCAAAGTCGCCATCCACAACCACGGCCCCGGCGACAAGCTCTATTCCAGCGTGAACGACGTCTATGCCAAAATCAAGGACCTCGACAAGCGCATCGGCTTCTGCATCGATGTGGGGCACGTGCAGCGCATCGGCGAAGACCCCGCGAAAATGGTGGAGAAATATAAAGATCGTCTTTACGACATGCACATGAAGGACGTGAACCGCAACGACGGTGAGGGTACGCCGCTCGAAGTAGGCCGCGGCCTCATCGACATTCCGCGCTTGCTCAAGACGCTCGAAAAAATCAATTACCAGGGTACCGTCGCTTTTGAGTACGAAAAAGACGGAAAAGACCCCATCGTCGGCCTGGCCGAGTCGGTCGGCTACGTGCGGGGCATTTTACAAGTGGTATAG
- a CDS encoding VOC family protein: MKINLTSVPVDDQEKALRFYTDVLGFVKKTEIPMGEHRWLTVVSPEERDGTELLLEPMGFAPAQVYQRALFEAGIPYTTFQVDDVQQTYERLQQRGVVFSVPPTEMGTAKLAVFEDTCGNHLQIAQVM; this comes from the coding sequence ATGAAAATCAACCTCACCAGTGTCCCCGTCGACGATCAGGAAAAAGCGCTCCGCTTCTATACCGACGTGTTGGGCTTCGTTAAAAAAACCGAGATTCCGATGGGCGAACACCGCTGGCTCACGGTTGTTTCCCCAGAAGAGCGCGACGGCACAGAACTCCTCCTGGAACCCATGGGTTTTGCACCGGCCCAGGTATACCAGCGCGCCTTATTCGAAGCGGGTATTCCCTACACGACATTCCAGGTCGACGACGTGCAACAGACGTACGAACGGCTGCAACAGCGGGGCGTCGTGTTCAGCGTGCCGCCCACCGAAATGGGCACGGCCAAACTGGCGGTTTTTGAGGATACGTGCGGCAACCACCTGCAAATTGCTCAGGTGATGTAA